A genomic stretch from Chitinophaga agri includes:
- a CDS encoding helix-turn-helix domain-containing protein — protein sequence MVSFGKKLRECREAKELSQQELAKKLGSAHTVIGRYERDEMLPSIDAVRKLAEALDTTVGFLLGKPMILIF from the coding sequence ATGGTTTCTTTTGGTAAAAAACTCAGGGAATGCAGGGAAGCTAAAGAGCTGTCTCAACAGGAACTTGCTAAAAAACTGGGGTCTGCTCATACTGTAATAGGACGCTATGAGCGGGATGAGATGCTACCTTCTATTGATGCGGTGAGGAAGTTGGCCGAGGCCTTAGATACTACTGTGGGATTCTTATTAGGGAAGCCAATGATACTAATATTTTGA
- a CDS encoding SymE family type I addiction module toxin: MSSGTKTIRHGKLHGQYQALANHWNRGRNVPWLNVRGLWLEDAGFRVGDPIEIIVSKGKLVIKKAAGDGDSGN, from the coding sequence ATGTCATCAGGAACTAAAACAATCCGTCATGGTAAGCTGCATGGTCAGTATCAGGCATTGGCCAATCATTGGAATAGGGGACGTAATGTGCCCTGGTTGAATGTTCGGGGTTTATGGTTAGAGGATGCAGGTTTTAGGGTGGGAGACCCGATAGAGATTATAGTAAGTAAAGGCAAACTGGTGATTAAAAAAGCTGCTGGGGATGGAGATAGCGGAAATTAA
- a CDS encoding CHC2 zinc finger domain-containing protein encodes MEIAEIKQQLTLSQVLVHYGLKPDKHLRLHCPFHEDKTPSLQVYYKTHTCYCFSSNCKTNGKSMDVIDFVMHKEGVSKREAILKCKELLGGSADAMVTTATSRSDTLYQLFIYFKNAVHNSRPAQEYLQRRGLDATRIEIGYNTAQFHHGMRKDDGLISSCVEVGLLSPWGTARDGGQAYRPFGKYCIVFALRDSGGTISGMYFRSTINDDTQRHYYLKDRRGLYPGYPKADVTKLILTESVIDAATLLQHSEIVESYGILACYGTNGLTAEHEAAIIGLSHLQEIIFAFDGDEAGYKAVEKYSTLLKQRLPNVQLSSIVLPAGEDINSMVVSHTPGVFTELLQGRTALFFSTEISSEKTKPSSQPADTAIEAAGPLLDSRNPYKLVYAGSGGVYYVQGGVGKQLDSMKVTLVIEDKESGQKSRNKVDLYEDKQVERLCREVSEKLCLRKDVIEGDLYQLTDLLDHYREQGQEQASPEEEAAAYKMSESERSAAVGFLRQEGLLKALNELLGQTGIVGEEQNRLFLLLVALSYKMPAPLHALIQGSSGSGKTRLLKQVSDCMPPEKVTRLTRVSDKVLYNYPERYFINRLLCLEDIDGLSEEAEFAFRELQSNGELNSATSIKLDNGQITSGQKTVRGPIASLACTTHGELYEDNMSRVFLVAVDESGEQTRRIIGYQNRKASGAIDTNQEQASKGFIRNLVRSLDGLEVVNPYAGQLQLPEDAHKIRRLHDLFLNFVKMVTLLHQYQRSRDSNGRLVAEVSDVECAISIMFDSIVLKVDELDGSLRQFFEQLKVYIGERGRDYEFNRFEVRDATGVGKTQQHHYINKLVELCYVRQYGHANRGFKYRIVHWDNYGVLRERIKTHLGDQLSSLAFGSDRTPDRTPELCVVAERG; translated from the coding sequence ATGGAGATAGCGGAAATTAAGCAACAGTTAACGTTATCGCAGGTGCTGGTGCATTATGGTTTAAAACCGGACAAGCACCTGCGATTACATTGCCCGTTCCATGAGGACAAGACACCGAGCCTGCAGGTGTATTACAAGACGCATACTTGTTATTGTTTTAGCAGTAACTGTAAGACGAATGGGAAATCCATGGACGTGATAGACTTTGTGATGCACAAAGAGGGGGTTAGTAAACGGGAAGCGATCTTGAAGTGTAAAGAGTTGCTGGGCGGTAGTGCTGATGCTATGGTTACCACGGCTACCAGCCGATCAGACACACTGTACCAGCTGTTTATCTATTTTAAGAATGCAGTGCATAATAGTAGACCTGCTCAGGAGTATTTACAGCGTAGAGGGCTGGATGCGACGCGGATAGAGATCGGTTATAATACGGCACAGTTCCATCATGGGATGCGTAAGGATGATGGTCTGATATCGTCTTGTGTGGAGGTAGGGCTATTGTCACCGTGGGGTACTGCTCGTGATGGTGGTCAGGCGTATCGGCCTTTTGGGAAGTATTGTATCGTGTTCGCGTTACGGGATAGTGGTGGTACTATCAGTGGCATGTACTTCCGTAGTACGATCAATGATGATACGCAGCGTCATTATTACTTGAAAGACAGGCGTGGATTATATCCAGGCTACCCGAAAGCAGATGTGACAAAGCTGATTCTGACAGAATCAGTGATCGATGCAGCAACGTTATTACAACATAGCGAAATAGTTGAGTCCTATGGTATCCTGGCTTGTTATGGTACCAATGGCCTGACAGCAGAACATGAAGCGGCGATTATTGGGTTAAGTCATCTGCAGGAGATCATCTTTGCTTTTGATGGTGATGAGGCAGGGTATAAGGCAGTTGAGAAATACAGCACATTATTAAAACAGCGGTTGCCAAATGTACAGCTGAGTAGCATCGTGTTACCAGCAGGCGAGGATATAAATAGTATGGTCGTTAGTCATACACCTGGTGTGTTCACGGAGTTGTTGCAAGGTAGGACTGCTTTATTTTTTTCAACTGAGATCTCATCTGAAAAAACAAAACCCTCTTCTCAACCAGCAGATACAGCCATAGAGGCAGCAGGTCCTTTATTAGACAGTCGCAATCCTTATAAGTTGGTGTATGCTGGAAGTGGAGGGGTTTATTATGTACAGGGCGGGGTGGGTAAGCAGCTGGACAGTATGAAGGTGACGCTTGTTATTGAGGATAAAGAGAGTGGTCAAAAGAGCCGTAACAAGGTAGATCTATATGAGGATAAGCAGGTAGAGCGACTCTGCAGAGAGGTGAGTGAGAAGCTGTGTTTACGCAAGGATGTGATAGAGGGAGACTTGTACCAGTTAACAGACCTGTTAGATCATTACCGTGAGCAGGGCCAGGAACAAGCAAGTCCAGAAGAGGAAGCTGCTGCGTATAAGATGAGTGAGTCAGAACGTAGTGCAGCTGTAGGCTTTTTACGTCAGGAGGGGTTATTGAAAGCATTGAATGAATTATTAGGTCAGACCGGTATAGTGGGTGAGGAACAGAACCGTTTGTTTTTGTTACTGGTAGCGCTGAGCTATAAGATGCCCGCGCCATTGCATGCGTTGATACAGGGGAGTAGTGGGAGTGGTAAGACGCGCTTATTAAAACAGGTATCGGACTGTATGCCACCGGAGAAGGTGACGCGTCTGACGCGTGTCAGTGATAAGGTGTTATATAACTATCCTGAGCGTTACTTTATCAACCGGTTGTTGTGCTTAGAGGATATCGACGGTCTGAGTGAGGAAGCAGAGTTTGCGTTCCGAGAGCTGCAGAGTAATGGGGAGTTGAATAGTGCGACAAGTATCAAGCTGGATAATGGTCAGATCACGAGTGGTCAGAAGACAGTGCGGGGTCCGATAGCCAGTCTGGCGTGTACGACACATGGGGAGCTGTATGAAGATAATATGAGCCGTGTGTTCCTGGTAGCAGTAGATGAGAGTGGAGAGCAGACGCGTAGGATCATTGGTTATCAGAATCGTAAGGCATCAGGAGCAATAGATACGAATCAGGAGCAGGCGAGTAAAGGATTTATCCGTAATCTGGTACGTAGCTTAGATGGGTTAGAAGTAGTAAATCCCTATGCAGGGCAGTTACAGTTACCGGAGGATGCGCATAAGATCCGTCGATTACATGATCTGTTCTTAAACTTTGTAAAGATGGTGACGCTGTTACACCAGTACCAGCGCAGCCGTGATAGTAACGGTCGGCTGGTAGCAGAGGTGAGTGATGTGGAGTGTGCGATCAGTATTATGTTCGATAGTATTGTACTAAAGGTAGATGAGCTGGACGGTAGTCTACGTCAGTTCTTTGAGCAGCTAAAGGTGTATATAGGTGAGCGTGGTCGGGATTATGAGTTTAATCGTTTTGAGGTGCGGGACGCCACGGGTGTAGGTAAGACCCAACAGCATCACTATATAAATAAACTAGTGGAATTATGTTACGTACGTCAGTATGGTCATGCCAACCGTGGGTTTAAGTATCGTATAGTACACTGGGATAACTATGGAGTTCTTCGGGAACGTATCAAGACCCATCTTGGTGATCAGTTATCATCGCTGGCGTTCGGAAGCGACCGAACGCCAGACCGAACGCCAGAGTTGTGTGTGGTGGCTGAAAGAGGGTGA
- a CDS encoding tyrosine-type recombinase/integrase codes for MERYVMQFRDYLQQSGYSIGTQRMLPACVRDFLEHGSFKSLQEITPLIIGIFYEWLHIRPSKRKGGGALSGMMIRHYVYALRVFFRWQEHSGRLSYNPMSGLRLGKSERISREALNEGVVQELFSAAGSYRERVMLHLFYSCGLRRSEAEQLNVRDVQVRHRLLYVRSGKGASRRVIPLTGRVAVELSVYLDEYRKAKGEDKSAFMLNRVGGRMSGESYSRLLKKVVSRACLWEGITPHYLRHSIATHLLQSGMSLEYVRDFLGHRHLEATQVYAKVGAHQLVGL; via the coding sequence ATGGAGCGATATGTAATGCAGTTCAGGGATTATTTACAACAAAGTGGCTACAGTATTGGAACACAGCGGATGCTGCCAGCTTGTGTACGGGATTTTTTGGAACATGGTAGTTTTAAAAGTCTGCAAGAAATCACTCCTCTGATCATAGGTATATTTTACGAGTGGTTACATATCCGTCCATCAAAACGGAAGGGAGGTGGGGCCTTGAGCGGGATGATGATCCGGCATTATGTGTATGCGTTGAGAGTATTTTTTAGGTGGCAGGAGCATAGTGGCAGGTTATCGTATAATCCGATGAGCGGGTTACGGTTAGGGAAGAGTGAGCGTATTAGTCGGGAGGCATTGAATGAGGGAGTGGTGCAAGAGTTATTTAGTGCAGCGGGTAGTTATCGGGAGCGCGTGATGTTACACCTGTTTTATAGTTGTGGTTTGCGTCGCAGTGAGGCAGAGCAGTTGAACGTTCGGGATGTACAGGTGCGTCACCGGTTATTGTATGTACGTTCAGGCAAAGGTGCAAGCCGTCGTGTGATCCCGTTGACGGGTCGGGTAGCGGTCGAGTTAAGTGTTTATCTGGATGAATACCGTAAGGCCAAGGGAGAAGACAAGAGCGCTTTTATGCTAAATAGGGTAGGTGGCCGCATGAGTGGGGAGAGTTATAGCCGTCTGCTAAAAAAGGTCGTTAGTCGAGCGTGTTTATGGGAAGGTATTACCCCTCACTATCTTCGCCATAGTATAGCGACGCACTTGTTGCAGAGCGGGATGTCACTGGAATATGTACGGGACTTTTTAGGTCACCGTCACCTGGAAGCGACACAGGTGTATGCCAAGGTGGGGGCACATCAACTGGTAGGGTTATGA
- a CDS encoding tyrosine-type recombinase/integrase, with protein sequence MTLLQYLQQHYTVGTSASYERDINLFLSSYPGASQATYSDLMGHIGVLRHRYRNSHTLNRIVSSIKVYYDYLCYTGERLDHPGRNIRLRDRRSRDIQLQDLFSSRELEVLLERKERYPLLSLRNKVLMSLLIYQGLTVSELAGLGVADVLLEKGVVYIKRTAVTNRRELPLKPDQIGWLGVYLSEVRPGLLGVLESEILLIGQRSKGMVASDISKHVKRSYKGLYRGREVSAQRIRQSVIANLFIQGCDIGVVQQFAGHRYPSSTERYRQDDVYRLQSAIELYHPIR encoded by the coding sequence ATGACCTTATTACAATACTTACAACAACATTATACGGTAGGCACCTCTGCCTCTTACGAACGGGACATCAATCTGTTTTTATCTTCTTATCCAGGGGCCTCCCAGGCGACTTACTCCGATCTAATGGGGCATATAGGGGTATTACGGCATCGCTATCGAAATAGCCATACCTTAAATCGCATCGTCAGCAGTATCAAAGTGTATTATGACTACCTGTGTTATACGGGAGAACGGCTGGACCATCCAGGTCGCAACATCCGCTTACGTGACAGGCGTAGCAGGGACATCCAGCTGCAGGACCTGTTTAGTAGTAGAGAGCTGGAAGTGTTGCTGGAGCGTAAGGAACGGTATCCTCTCTTATCCTTACGCAATAAGGTATTAATGAGTTTACTGATCTACCAGGGGTTGACAGTCAGTGAGCTGGCAGGGTTAGGTGTAGCTGATGTATTACTGGAGAAAGGGGTAGTATACATCAAACGTACAGCAGTTACCAATAGGCGAGAATTGCCCCTAAAACCGGATCAAATAGGATGGTTGGGAGTTTATCTATCGGAAGTGCGTCCGGGGTTATTAGGGGTCTTAGAAAGCGAAATATTACTAATCGGCCAGCGTAGTAAGGGGATGGTGGCATCCGATATCAGTAAACATGTAAAACGGAGTTATAAGGGGCTTTACCGGGGCAGGGAGGTGAGTGCACAGCGTATCCGCCAGAGTGTGATAGCGAACCTGTTTATCCAGGGTTGTGATATAGGGGTAGTACAGCAGTTCGCAGGTCATAGATACCCGTCAAGTACAGAAAGATACCGTCAGGATGATGTGTACCGGTTACAGTCAGCGATAGAATTATACCATCCAATAAGATGA
- a CDS encoding RHS repeat-associated core domain-containing protein, with protein sequence MELGEYRYGFNGKENDNEVKGEGNQQDYGMRVYDPRIGKFLSVDPLTKSYPWNSTYAFAENDVIRSIDLDGEEKYIVNRNFNSAGQLTNVTIQWYEDKDGNARDNEAYNRNPRLKKADVYVIDRGPSGRVLRPIKYQTKLTAEQMIVMEKFRTIEESPPEVASFGDNVNEGNLNGNAFRDGTYRQAEIDLVQDIKLKFQENSSLYIDSKVEERKLVSVANILSYFPQANVDITGNSGTPSGNPAKLKLGTGPSVWSTSATLNGEAATLGALLSARAKTASSSLQVKFKIAGTRITTQPGTRFSTPAGRNVSISIRGLKF encoded by the coding sequence GTGGAGTTGGGGGAGTATCGCTATGGGTTCAATGGGAAGGAGAATGATAACGAGGTGAAGGGAGAGGGGAATCAGCAGGATTATGGGATGAGGGTGTATGATCCGAGGATAGGGAAGTTCTTGAGCGTGGATCCGTTGACAAAGAGTTATCCATGGAATAGTACTTATGCATTTGCGGAAAATGATGTAATCAGAAGTATTGACTTGGATGGAGAGGAGAAGTATATTGTTAATAGGAACTTTAATAGTGCAGGTCAGTTAACGAATGTGACTATTCAATGGTATGAAGATAAGGATGGAAATGCAAGAGATAACGAAGCATATAATAGAAATCCAAGATTAAAAAAGGCAGATGTATATGTTATTGATAGAGGCCCTAGCGGGCGCGTGCTTAGGCCTATTAAATATCAAACAAAATTAACTGCAGAGCAAATGATAGTAATGGAAAAGTTTAGAACTATTGAAGAATCTCCACCTGAAGTAGCAAGTTTTGGCGATAACGTTAATGAGGGGAACTTAAATGGGAATGCTTTTAGAGATGGAACCTATCGTCAGGCTGAAATAGACTTAGTTCAAGATATTAAATTGAAGTTTCAAGAAAATTCATCTTTATATATCGACTCAAAAGTAGAGGAACGTAAGTTGGTGTCTGTGGCGAATATTTTGAGTTATTTTCCCCAAGCAAATGTTGATATTACTGGGAATTCTGGCACTCCTTCTGGAAATCCTGCTAAATTAAAACTTGGTACTGGTCCAAGTGTTTGGAGTACATCGGCAACCTTAAATGGGGAGGCCGCTACTTTAGGAGCGTTGCTAAGTGCCCGCGCGAAAACAGCAAGTAGTAGTTTGCAGGTTAAATTTAAAATAGCTGGTACAAGAATCACTACTCAGCCTGGAACGAGATTTTCTACGCCAGCAGGTCGGAATGTAAGTATTAGTATTAGAGGGTTAAAATTTTAA
- a CDS encoding helix-turn-helix domain-containing protein: MVSFGKKLRECREAKELSQQELAKKLGSAHTVIGRYERDEMLPSIDAVRKLAEALDTTVGFLLGEANDTNILKDPKMMKRLNEINELPDKDKECVYSLLDAFLAKSKLQAILK, from the coding sequence ATGGTTTCTTTTGGTAAAAAACTCAGGGAATGCAGGGAAGCTAAAGAGCTGTCTCAACAGGAACTTGCTAAAAAACTGGGGTCTGCTCATACTGTAATAGGACGCTATGAGCGGGATGAGATGCTACCTTCTATTGATGCGGTGAGGAAGTTGGCCGAGGCCTTAGATACTACTGTGGGATTCTTATTAGGGGAAGCCAATGATACTAATATTTTGAAGGACCCTAAGATGATGAAGCGTCTCAATGAGATTAACGAACTACCTGACAAGGATAAAGAGTGTGTCTATTCCCTGCTCGATGCATTTCTAGCCAAATCTAAATTACAAGCGATATTAAAATGA
- a CDS encoding tyrosine-type recombinase/integrase → MERYVMQFRDYLQQSGYSIGTQRMLPACVRDFLEHGSFKSLQEITPLIIGIFYEWLHIRPSKRKGGGALSGMMIRHYVYALRVFFRWQEHSGRLSYNPMSGLRLGKSERISREALNEGVVQELFSAAGSYRERVMLHLFYSCGLRRSEAEQLNVRDVQVRHRLLYVRSGKGASRRVIR, encoded by the coding sequence ATGGAGCGATATGTAATGCAGTTCAGGGATTATTTACAACAAAGTGGCTACAGTATTGGAACACAGCGGATGCTGCCAGCTTGTGTACGGGATTTTTTGGAACATGGTAGTTTTAAAAGTCTGCAAGAAATCACTCCTCTGATCATAGGTATATTTTACGAGTGGTTACATATCCGTCCATCAAAACGGAAGGGAGGTGGGGCCTTGAGCGGGATGATGATCCGGCATTATGTGTATGCGTTGAGAGTATTTTTTAGGTGGCAGGAGCATAGTGGCAGGTTATCGTATAATCCGATGAGCGGGTTACGGTTAGGGAAGAGTGAGCGTATTAGTCGGGAGGCATTGAATGAGGGAGTGGTGCAAGAGTTATTTAGTGCAGCGGGTAGTTATCGGGAGCGCGTGATGTTACACCTGTTTTATAGTTGTGGTTTGCGTCGCAGTGAGGCAGAGCAGTTGAACGTTCGGGATGTACAGGTGCGTCACCGGTTATTGTATGTACGTTCAGGCAAAGGTGCAAGCCGTCGTGTGATCCGTTGA
- a CDS encoding tyrosine-type recombinase/integrase translates to MGRYYPHYLRHSIATHLLQSGMSLEYVRDFLGHRHLEATQVYAKVGAHQLVGL, encoded by the coding sequence ATGGGAAGGTATTACCCTCACTATCTTCGCCATAGTATAGCGACGCACTTGTTGCAGAGCGGGATGTCACTGGAATATGTACGGGACTTTTTAGGTCACCGTCACCTGGAAGCGACACAGGTGTATGCCAAGGTGGGGGCACATCAACTGGTAGGGTTATGA
- a CDS encoding RHS repeat-associated core domain-containing protein: MELGEYRYGFNGQEKSSEINGEGNSYTAQFWEYDPRIGRRWNVDPVDLHFQSVYSCLDNNPISYIDPDGLYSTKERAEKMRQRAIDGGRDVGEVFYREKQKDYVFNELKVEARDGEMIAKFKTHSDSRYFGSFFQRVGDFLSDVNPIESAEIYVGVLAKTELSLLRKYNIKIGDENFFKEAIDAKMVIPFGGGQGKLAFKNGKFEWGASLVTAEQSYANVKYRNVDVRVMPFNRKSIGGDYDPGARVLYTFAKSTLVVPVFDVPVPIGEGKLQADFQTHFSKTTIGARAAAETFALPTLNKEMPNGVKIEGNGGIRFVLKVPDLFKN; encoded by the coding sequence GTGGAGTTGGGGGAGTATCGCTATGGGTTCAATGGGCAAGAGAAGAGTAGTGAGATAAATGGGGAGGGAAACTCCTATACAGCCCAATTTTGGGAATATGATCCCAGGATAGGAAGAAGATGGAACGTGGATCCAGTGGATTTACATTTTCAAAGCGTGTATTCATGTTTAGATAATAATCCTATTTCTTACATAGATCCAGATGGGCTGTATTCGACGAAGGAAAGAGCGGAAAAAATGCGCCAAAGAGCTATCGACGGTGGGAGAGATGTAGGAGAAGTATTTTATAGAGAAAAGCAGAAGGATTATGTTTTTAATGAGTTGAAAGTGGAAGCCCGTGACGGTGAAATGATAGCGAAATTTAAGACTCATAGTGATAGTCGATATTTTGGTAGTTTTTTCCAACGTGTTGGAGATTTCTTATCTGACGTTAATCCCATAGAAAGCGCGGAAATTTACGTTGGTGTTCTTGCAAAGACAGAACTGAGCTTGCTTAGGAAATACAATATAAAAATTGGAGATGAAAATTTTTTTAAAGAGGCTATAGACGCTAAAATGGTTATTCCTTTTGGTGGGGGGCAAGGCAAGCTGGCATTTAAAAATGGGAAATTTGAATGGGGGGCGTCTTTGGTTACTGCCGAACAGTCTTATGCAAATGTCAAATATCGTAATGTAGATGTTAGAGTCATGCCGTTCAATCGTAAAAGCATAGGAGGCGATTACGATCCTGGAGCGAGAGTTCTTTACACGTTTGCGAAAAGTACATTAGTAGTACCTGTTTTTGATGTCCCGGTTCCTATTGGTGAAGGGAAATTGCAAGCAGACTTTCAAACTCATTTCAGCAAAACAACAATTGGAGCACGTGCTGCCGCCGAAACGTTTGCATTACCAACTCTAAATAAGGAGATGCCTAACGGAGTAAAAATTGAGGGTAATGGAGGTATAAGATTTGTTCTTAAAGTACCAGACTTATTTAAAAATTGA
- a CDS encoding helix-turn-helix domain-containing protein, whose amino-acid sequence MSQNNNLGKRILDLRKAKGWSQTELADKVGISYAQIGRYETKGAQPPAEVIKNIAEVLDTSVDFLLNGSSSDKANATLQDAEVIRYFKDIETLPAEDKAALLRVISAFIRDVKTKQAYTH is encoded by the coding sequence ATGTCTCAAAACAACAATTTAGGCAAGCGTATCCTTGATCTGCGTAAAGCGAAGGGATGGTCACAAACAGAACTGGCGGACAAAGTAGGGATATCTTATGCCCAGATAGGACGCTATGAGACTAAGGGAGCACAGCCCCCTGCAGAAGTAATAAAGAATATTGCAGAAGTACTCGATACTTCTGTAGATTTTCTGCTTAATGGTAGCTCTTCTGACAAGGCTAACGCTACATTACAGGACGCTGAAGTAATCAGATATTTTAAAGATATAGAAACACTGCCTGCTGAAGACAAAGCAGCATTGTTACGGGTTATTTCTGCTTTTATCAGGGATGTTAAAACTAAACAAGCCTATACACACTGA
- a CDS encoding SymE family type I addiction module toxin gives MAKTIRQGKLHGQYQTLANHWNRGRNVPWLNVRGLWLEDAGFKVGDPIEITVSKGKLVIKKAIGNGDRGN, from the coding sequence ATGGCAAAGACAATAAGACAAGGCAAACTGCATGGTCAGTATCAGACATTAGCCAATCATTGGAATAGGGGACGTAATGTACCCTGGTTGAATGTTCGGGGTTTATGGTTAGAGGATGCAGGTTTTAAGGTGGGCGATCCGATAGAGATCACGGTAAGTAAAGGAAAACTGGTGATTAAAAAAGCTATTGGGAATGGAGATAGGGGAAATTAA